One region of Mycteria americana isolate JAX WOST 10 ecotype Jacksonville Zoo and Gardens unplaced genomic scaffold, USCA_MyAme_1.0 Scaffold_104, whole genome shotgun sequence genomic DNA includes:
- the LOC142403098 gene encoding LOW QUALITY PROTEIN: olfactory receptor 10AG1-like (The sequence of the model RefSeq protein was modified relative to this genomic sequence to represent the inferred CDS: inserted 1 base in 1 codon; deleted 4 bases in 2 codons), producing the protein MPQRKGVENHTVGSGFILLGFSDPSSLQGLCSPVFLLIYLVVLTGNSLIALTTVDSSLHGPMDFFLRSLSLLEICYASVTLPKKLVGFLMQDGRISXVLLGSIKCLLLAALAYDRYKAICALLHYTLIMSRGLCISLVVGSWGTTYPVAVQVQVGQTEQVFTLPFCASHDLHHFFCDVPPLLELACADTSWNQVMLYTIILLFAILPFSFIVLSYIKSIRPVLKIPSVKGRHKAFSTCSSHLGVVTLFYGSATVVYLNRHSRHSVDTDKWI; encoded by the exons ATGCCCCAAAGAAAAGGCGTGGAGAATCACACCGTTGGATCTGGATTCATTCTTCTGGGA TTTTCTGacccctccagcctgcagggcctgTGCTCTCCAGTATTCCTGCTCATCTACCTCGTGGTCCTCACAGGGAACAGCCTGATTGCACTCACCACAGTGGACTCAAGCCTCCATGGCCCCATGGATTTCTTCCTGAGGAGCTTGTCCTTGCTGGAGATCTGCTATGCGTCAGTCACTCTTCCAAAAAAGCTGGTGGGTTTCCTGATGCAAGATGGCAGGATCT TGGTTTTGTTGGGCAGCATCAAATgccttctcctggctgccctggcctatgaccgctacaaaGCCATATGTGCCCTCCTGCACTATACCCTCATCATGAGCAGGGGTCTCTGCATCAGCCTGGTGGTGGGGTCGTGGGGTACTACGTACCCC GTAGCAGTGCAAGTGCAAGTAGGACAGACCGAGCAGGTGTTCACTTTGCCCTTCTGTGCATCCCATGACCTTCATCACTTTTTCTGTGATGTCCCCCCTCTGCTGGAACTGGCCTGTGCAGACACTTCCTGGAACCAAGTGATGCTGTACACCATCATCCTGCTATTTgcaatccttcctttctccttcatagTTCTTTCTTACATTAAAAGTATCAGGCCAGTTCTGAAAATACCTTCAGTTAAGGGcagacacaaagccttttccacctGCTCTTCACACCTCGGGGTGGTGACGCTCTTCTATGGCTCAGCCACAGTCGTCTACTTAAATCGACATTCAAGGCATTCTGTAGACACCGACaaatggatttga